Part of the Vidua macroura isolate BioBank_ID:100142 chromosome 27, ASM2450914v1, whole genome shotgun sequence genome, TTCCCGTGGCCTGGAACCCGCGCGGGAAGATTGGATTGCGCCTGGGCCTCTATGGCTGCCCCTACCGTGAGTACCTGGCCGGGGGCTCTCGCAGCCCTGCGTGGTGGAATGCTGGCTCTGGCACACCTGGAAAACTCTTTCAGAGGGGGTTGTGCCCAAACAGTCTGCAGTCATGGCAGTGCCCATAGCAGAAGGGTGtgttccctgtgccagggcacctgctgctgcaggcagtgacatgggtggggctgctctgctctccccagggTCCCATGTGCTCTACTTTGATGGGGATGATGCCATCTCCTACCGTTTCCGAGCCAAGAGGGTCAGTACCTTCGAGGATGACATCTCCTTCAACTTCAAGACACTGGAGCAGGATGGGGTGCTGATGCACGGGGAGGGCTCACAGGGCGACTACATCACAGTGGAGCTcaaacaggcccagctcctcctgcacatCAGCTTAGGTGAGCTGGGGCCAGGGGCCGGGGGTGTGGGGCCAGGGGGCCACCGGCTGATGCTGgtcctccccaggcagcagcccacTGCACGCCAGTGAGGGCCACACCACGGTGGCGGTGGGCAGCCTCCTGGATGACCAGCACTGGCACTCATTGCACATTGAGCGTCTCGGCCACTATGTCAACCTGACGCTGGACGGGGAGGTCAAGCGCTTCCGCTGCCGTGGCACCTTCGACCAGCTTGACCTCGAAACTGAGGTGGGTgcgctgggcaggggctgccaggaTGTTGATGGTGTCCTCCAGAGAGGGGTTGACaccttccctctgcctcccagGTATTCTTTGGAGGGGTGATCAACCACGACAAGCAGCACCTCACCTACCGGCAGAACTTCCGGGGCTGCGTGGAGAACATCATGTTCAACGGGGTCAACATCGCCGAACTGGCCCGGCACCGGCGGCCCAACATTCATTTTGAGGTCCAGTCTGGGGGGTGGCCCCCTCTCTGGGagtcctctccctgctgtgtgGGGACCCCTTTCCTGGGTGTCCTTAGCCCCACTGGGGGGTAACCCCTTCCCTGGGGCagggctccctgcctgctgcgGGGTGAcgcggggccgggcagcggcCGTGCTCAGCCAAGCGGCGCCGGATTGACCGTGCAAGGTTGTCCCTGGCCTGGGGCGCCCGCCGGGCTCTGCCAGGCATTGGGATCAATTGGGCATAGATTGAGGCCAGGACTGCGGGGATGAGAGGGCCTCCCCTCTATGGGAACATTCCCTTCCTCACCCCTCCCATGGTCACTCCCAGGGCAAAGTGGGCCACTACTGCCAGGACCAGCTGACCACCCCCATCACCTTCGCTGGCATCAACAACTATGTGCGCGTGCCGGGGATCCCACGGAGGAACCGCCTGGCTGTCAGCTTCCGCTTCCGCTCCTGGGACACTGTTGGCCTCCTGCTCTACACCGGCTTTGCTGACCGCCTGGGCTCCCTCGAGATGGTGCTGAGTGAGGGGCAGATCAATGTCTCCATTGCCCAGCCTGGCAAGAAGAAGCTGGAGTTTGCCGCAGGTGGGCTGGGGAGCCAGCATGCGGCTGGGGGGTCAGTCTGGCAGTGCAGCATCCCCATGCACCTTCCTCTCTGCACAGGGCATCGCCTGAATGATGGCTTCTGGCACTCGGTGCACCTCGTGGCACGGGAGGGCTCAGCTGTGGTGACCATTGACGATGATGATGGTGCTGAGTTTCGGGTGGCGCACCCCTTCCAGCTACGCACTGGCAGCCAGTACTTCTTTGGAGGTGGGCAGCAGGGCGGGGCCCGGGGCAATGGGTGCCTGAGGGCCGCTCACCCCGATCTGTCTTGCAGGCTGCCCCAAGCCAGCCTCAGTCACTGGCTGCCGGTCAAACCAGACAGCTTTCCACGGCTGCCTGCAGATGCTGAACGTAGACATGCAGCCCgtggatgtggagctgctggcactgcaacGGCTGGCGCAGTACCACAATGTGTTCTTCAATGTCTGTGGGATCACAGACAGGTATTGACCGGGATGAGGGTGCTGCCTGGGAGTGGGGGGCATtggggggctgtgctggtgctgggacaggagcccTCTGTGCCCTCAGGTGCACACCCAACCTGTGTGAGCATGACAGCCGCTGTGTCCAATCCTGGGATGACTTCATGTGCATCTGTGACCTGACGGGGTACAAGGGGGAGACCTGCCACAAATGTGAGCCTGGAGCCTTGTGGGTCAGGGACAGTAGGGGCACTTGCAGCCCCTACTCCTGCCTGGTGCCTCCCTTGCACTGACGTCCACCCCATTCTTCTCTTTCAGCCCTTTACAAGGAAACATGTGATGCTTACCGAGTCAGCGGGAAGACCTCGGGCAACTACACCATTGACCCTGATGGCAGTGGGCCGCTCAAGCCCTTCACGGTGTACTGTGACATCCGAGGTGGGGGTggcaggagggcagaggggaCCTCTGTCTGATGCCCCTGGGAACCAATCCTTGCCTGTGTATTGGAGCTGGAACAGGATAGAGGGAGCGGGGGTGTCCTAGGGGTCAAGTCCTAAAGCTCCCCTTTCACTGCAGAGGACCGAGCGTGGACCATCATCCGGCACAACCGTCACTACGCTACGCGGGTGACGGGCTCCAGCGTGGACCGGCCCTACCTGGGGGCCGTGGAGTACTGGAACGCCTCCTGGGCCGAGGTCTCAGCCCTGGCCAACGCCTCTGAGTACTGCGAGCAGCGCATTGAGTTCCACTGCTACAACTCCCGCCTGCTCAACACCCCCTGTGAGTGCCGGGAGAAGGGGGCCGGTGCTGCATGgctgcactgcagggctgtggcacgGGACAATGTCCTGACTCTCCTCCGTGCCTGCAGCCGGGCTGCCCTTCAGCTTCTGGATGGGTCGGAACGATGAGCGGCACTACTACTGGGGGGGCTCGCGACCGGGCATCCAGCGCTGCGCCTGCGGGCTGGACAAGAACTGTGCTGACCCCCAGTACTTCTGCAACTGTGATGCCGACCATGCAATTTGGTGAGTGGTGGCAGCTGTGGaacaggagctgtggggtgggGACTGCAGTCATGGGGGGCACAAACTCTGGGGCATTCAGATGGGGGGTAACAGGGCTGTGGGCTGGCAAAGGGACAGAAACACCTCATGGGCCCTCTGATGCACTCACATTTGCAGGAGGACAGACAAGGGTCTGCTGACCTTTGTGGACCACCTGCCCGTCACCCAGGTTGTAGTTGGAGACACCAACCGCACTGGCTCTGAAGCCCAGTTCGTGCTGGGGCCCCTACGGTGCTATGGAGACCGTAAGTGACCGGCCCCACAGAACATCCCGTGCCTGCAGAGTGCCTACAGCTGCCTGTGGTGTCCCACATGGAGGGACACTGTCTATCCCTCACTGCCCCTCCTGTTCCCCACAGGCAACACCTGGAACACCATCTCCTTCAACAGGGGTGCAGCCCTGATCTTCCCCACCTTCCAAGCCAACCACAGCCTTGACATCTCCTTCTACTTCAAGACCACTGCCCAGTCTGGAGTCTTCCTGGAGAACCCAGGCTACCGAAACTACATCCGCATTGAGCTCAACAGTACGGGGGGGCAGAGGGTGCAGGGCTGTTGGGGGCAGAAGGGCTGGGGCCTCTTCTCAGCACCATGTCCTTGCAGCCACTAGGGATGTGGCATTTATATTTGACATTGGGAATGGGGACGAGAACCTGACGGTGCGGTCGGTGGTACCCTGGAACGACGATGAGTGGCACCAGGTGAAGGCTGAGCTCAACGTCAAGCTGGCACGGCTGCGGGTGGACAAGCTGCCCTGGGTGGTGCGGCCATTCCCCCCACAGAGCTTCGTCCGCCTGGAATTTGACAGGCCCCTCTACGTCGGTGAGAGCCCCTGGCCACGTCCCTGCACCCCCAGGTCCCCACGTGCCACAGGGCACTCAGTCTTGGCCCCGCTGCAGGCGCAGCAGAGCACAAGATGCGCCCGTTCCTGGGGTGCCTGCGGGCACTGCGGATGAACGGGGTGACGCTCAACCTGGAGGGCAAAGCCAACGAGACCGAGGGTGTGCGGGTCAACTGCACCGGCTACTGCCAGGACCCGCCGGTGCCCTGCCAGAACAGCGGGCTCTGCGTCGAGCGCTACAGCCACTACACCTGCAACTGCAGCATCTCCGCCTTCACCGGGCCCTTCTGCAACCACGGTGAGTGGCAGCGCTCCGCGGGGTGGGAGGGCCCGAGGAGCCGGCGCTCCCCTCACCCCCTAGGCTCTCCCACAGACATCGGTGGGTACTTCGAGGAGGGCACCTGGGTGCGGTACAACATCCTGCCCATGTCGCTGTACGCCGCCCGTGAGTTCGCCAGCATCgtgagcagcccctggcagcccctgcctggctaCAACCTCACCAGCGAGGAGGTCAGCTTCAGCTTCAGCACCACCTCAGCACCTGCCGTGCTGCTCTACGTCAGCACCTTTGTCAAGGACTACATGGCCGTGCTCATCAAGGATGATGGTGAGGGCAAgttcccctgccctggggctcacccagagcctgcaggaggACCCCTatctgctgctggggctccACAGGATGCTCCTCTCTGTGGATGCCACTTTCCAAGCCTATAGATGGGCTGGATGTGCCCACTGAGAGGTCCAGCCCTGCTgacagccctgtgctgcccacAGGGAGCCTACAGCTGCGCTACCAGCTGGGCACCAGCCCCTACGTCTTCACTCTCACCAACAAGCCAGTGACGGACGGGCGGCCCCACCGTGTCAACATCACCCGCCTGCACCGCACACTCTACACCCAGGTTCGGGCTGGGGCACCCTCCCAGTGCGGCCTGGGGGCTTCAGGtcaggctgggagagggcaTGGGCAGGGTGACTCTGTGGGCACTGATGCTGTGCACCTACCTCCCAGGTGGACTATCTCCCCATCATGGAGCAGCAGTTTTCCCTGTTTGTGGACAGCAAGCTGGACTCGCCCAAAAACCTGTACCTGGGTCGTGTGATGGGTGAGCTGGGTCCTGCCCTCAGCTGGGGTCCCATGCTGGGGTGTCTTCTGCACAGCATGGCCCTTGCCCTCTGAGAAGGATGAGTAATCTCCTTCTGTGGCCCCACAGAGACTGGTGTGATTGACCCCGAGATCCAGCGCTACAACACACCTGGCTTCTCAGGCTGCCTCTCAGGGGTGAAATTCAACACCCTCGTGCCCCTCAAAGCCATCTTCCACCCTACCAGTCCCCTGCGGCCCTACAGCATCCGGGGAGAACTGGTGGAGTCGAGCTGTGCCTCAATGCTCCCCCTCAGCACCATCCTTATCCCTCCTGAGATGGACCCCTGGTACATGGCCACAggtgggtgctgtgctgggaccctGGTGGGGATGGAGCCCTCATCAAGCACCAGCTGAAGAAGGGAAGCTCCAGCATGAGACCTTGCTGCAGCCTGGTCTCAGCTGCCTATTCTGTCTCTGCAGAGTTCCCCCACGTGCACGACGACGGCTGGACTGGGATCATCATTGGGTGTAAGTGAAGCCTCTGGCTGGTATTTCACACTGGCACGGCCCTGCGGCCCTCCCCAATCCCTCACTGCTGTCTCTTCCCCACAGTCGTGatcttcctgctcctgctgctggcagggctgctggtgctgctctaCTTCTACCACCACCGCTACAAGGGCTCTTACCACACCAACGAGCCCAAAGCCATCCAGGATTACGGTGGTGCGACCAAACCGCCATCGGCACGCAAGGAACAGAACCTGCCCCAGATCCTGGAGGAGCCGAGAGGGGACTAGCGGGGCCGGGGGTGGGACGGGCTcacagcccccacagccccgGGAATGAGCGAGCGTCGCGGGACCAAAAGGCCGAGCACACCTGAACTGCCAACACCCGCCTTCAGACTGACCGGACTGGACCGGACCGACCGCCACCTCCTCCCCACGGCCGCCACCGACCGGCCCCGGAGTGCGGCCACGATCCGCCGAGCCCCAGCCTCGCTCGCCCGGATACGCCAACAGCCCCCATGCCAGAGGCAGGCTGCTGCCTCTACAGCTGCCAAATCCTGCCTGGCCTCTGTCGGGGAGCCCCAGGCCCGGTGCCCACCCTCCCTCTGGCCGGGGGCA contains:
- the CNTNAP1 gene encoding contactin-associated protein 1, with product MGARRLLGLLLAACAGFLRPGPGCLARPCYDELVAPLYSYSIGASSRYSIFYSASFARLHSTSGWSPDPRDKQPWLQIDLMQKHRINAVATQGTFNTYDWLTRYIVLYGDHPTSWKPFFQQGSNWTFFGNVNESGVVRHDLHYPILARYIRIIPVAWNPRGKIGLRLGLYGCPYRSHVLYFDGDDAISYRFRAKRVSTFEDDISFNFKTLEQDGVLMHGEGSQGDYITVELKQAQLLLHISLGSSPLHASEGHTTVAVGSLLDDQHWHSLHIERLGHYVNLTLDGEVKRFRCRGTFDQLDLETEVFFGGVINHDKQHLTYRQNFRGCVENIMFNGVNIAELARHRRPNIHFEGKVGHYCQDQLTTPITFAGINNYVRVPGIPRRNRLAVSFRFRSWDTVGLLLYTGFADRLGSLEMVLSEGQINVSIAQPGKKKLEFAAGHRLNDGFWHSVHLVAREGSAVVTIDDDDGAEFRVAHPFQLRTGSQYFFGGCPKPASVTGCRSNQTAFHGCLQMLNVDMQPVDVELLALQRLAQYHNVFFNVCGITDRCTPNLCEHDSRCVQSWDDFMCICDLTGYKGETCHKSLYKETCDAYRVSGKTSGNYTIDPDGSGPLKPFTVYCDIREDRAWTIIRHNRHYATRVTGSSVDRPYLGAVEYWNASWAEVSALANASEYCEQRIEFHCYNSRLLNTPSGLPFSFWMGRNDERHYYWGGSRPGIQRCACGLDKNCADPQYFCNCDADHAIWRTDKGLLTFVDHLPVTQVVVGDTNRTGSEAQFVLGPLRCYGDRNTWNTISFNRGAALIFPTFQANHSLDISFYFKTTAQSGVFLENPGYRNYIRIELNTTRDVAFIFDIGNGDENLTVRSVVPWNDDEWHQVKAELNVKLARLRVDKLPWVVRPFPPQSFVRLEFDRPLYVGAAEHKMRPFLGCLRALRMNGVTLNLEGKANETEGVRVNCTGYCQDPPVPCQNSGLCVERYSHYTCNCSISAFTGPFCNHDIGGYFEEGTWVRYNILPMSLYAAREFASIVSSPWQPLPGYNLTSEEVSFSFSTTSAPAVLLYVSTFVKDYMAVLIKDDGSLQLRYQLGTSPYVFTLTNKPVTDGRPHRVNITRLHRTLYTQVDYLPIMEQQFSLFVDSKLDSPKNLYLGRVMETGVIDPEIQRYNTPGFSGCLSGVKFNTLVPLKAIFHPTSPLRPYSIRGELVESSCASMLPLSTILIPPEMDPWYMATEFPHVHDDGWTGIIIGFVIFLLLLLAGLLVLLYFYHHRYKGSYHTNEPKAIQDYGGATKPPSARKEQNLPQILEEPRGD